The following proteins are co-located in the Parafannyhessea umbonata genome:
- a CDS encoding PrgI family protein, translating into MASLSVAVHKDIGEYQEKVVGKLSLRTLLCVTGGLATSVATASALYAALGVEPADASLPVMCASLPFWLLGFWRPHGMRAEEFAPMLWEHATWDGVLAYGTSCMLAAPPEPIAQRTTRRHRRNARRKGAELREPSREAEG; encoded by the coding sequence ATGGCGTCGCTATCTGTCGCGGTCCACAAGGACATAGGCGAGTACCAGGAGAAGGTCGTGGGCAAGCTCAGCCTGAGGACGCTGCTCTGCGTCACGGGCGGGCTCGCCACGTCGGTGGCGACGGCGTCCGCGCTCTACGCGGCTCTTGGCGTGGAGCCCGCCGACGCGAGCCTGCCGGTGATGTGCGCGTCCCTCCCATTCTGGCTGCTGGGCTTCTGGCGGCCGCACGGGATGAGGGCTGAGGAGTTCGCCCCCATGCTCTGGGAGCACGCGACCTGGGACGGGGTGCTCGCGTACGGGACGTCGTGCATGCTCGCCGCACCGCCGGAGCCGATCGCCCAGCGGACGACCAGGAGGCACAGGAGGAACGCGAGGAGGAAGGGGGCGGAGCTCCGTGAGCCGAGCAGGGAAGCAGAGGGATAG
- a CDS encoding VirD4-like conjugal transfer protein, CD1115 family gives MRARGAGATVAAGLSAAAFAIGDVAAAAVPAGAPADPESTISGVLSGIIAGTASPSAEPLPLAVGLACAAGVWLAWARRLSLAGEHRSGEEHGSARWASPREARAFADRGDPRNNIILTQHVSLAMSRADHDPRLERNRNVLVIGGSGSGKTRSYVIPNVLQMNASLLVTDPKGTLEAELGPALRSAGYEVARIDTVDFGRSARYNPLAYVRTQQDVLEVVDCIIANTTREGPSSADPFWENAERLLYSALVAYLVWHCPEADRNLPGLMTLLSLASASEGDEGYRSPLDVLFDELETGKRCVVGDCPRDGGARSFSGGSRVTWVRVAEPLAPEEDFALGRYRAFRVAAGRTLKSIIISCNARLAPLGGEEIRRVLSGDDLGIDLMGEPGRRVAVFATTSDTNGTFSFLLALLVWQATNLLCERALRVHGGSLPTPVHLVLDEFANIGRLPDFERTIAVVRSRNIGVSVILQSLSQLKARYGESAQTIVDCCDTTLFLGGNSNETNRGISEKVGKQTVSVIGASESRGATSSSTQSRQAAERDLIQPSELARLDRRKAVVLIAGANPVLDRKYDPRRHPAWRGEVVAMK, from the coding sequence GTGAGGGCACGAGGAGCGGGCGCCACGGTTGCGGCCGGGCTCTCCGCCGCCGCGTTCGCTATCGGCGACGTCGCCGCCGCGGCAGTACCAGCCGGCGCGCCCGCCGACCCGGAATCCACGATTAGCGGGGTCCTGTCAGGGATCATCGCGGGGACGGCGTCGCCGAGCGCGGAGCCGCTCCCGCTCGCCGTCGGGCTCGCCTGCGCCGCGGGGGTCTGGCTCGCCTGGGCGAGGAGGCTCTCTCTCGCCGGGGAGCACAGGAGCGGAGAGGAGCACGGCAGCGCGAGGTGGGCGAGCCCGAGGGAGGCCAGGGCGTTCGCCGACCGGGGGGACCCAAGGAACAACATCATCCTCACGCAGCACGTTTCCCTCGCCATGTCCAGGGCCGACCACGACCCCAGGCTCGAGCGCAACAGGAACGTCCTCGTGATCGGAGGGTCCGGCTCCGGCAAGACCCGCTCCTACGTGATCCCCAACGTCCTACAGATGAACGCGAGCCTCCTTGTGACCGACCCCAAGGGCACGCTCGAGGCTGAGCTGGGGCCGGCCCTGCGCTCCGCCGGCTACGAGGTCGCCAGGATCGACACCGTGGACTTCGGCCGCTCGGCGCGCTACAACCCGCTCGCCTACGTGCGCACGCAGCAGGACGTGCTCGAGGTCGTCGACTGCATCATCGCCAACACCACGAGGGAGGGCCCCTCCTCGGCGGACCCGTTCTGGGAGAACGCGGAGAGGCTCCTCTACAGCGCGCTCGTGGCATACCTCGTCTGGCACTGCCCGGAGGCCGACAGGAACCTCCCGGGCCTCATGACGCTCCTCTCGCTGGCGTCGGCGAGCGAGGGGGACGAGGGCTACAGGAGCCCGCTCGACGTGCTCTTCGACGAGCTCGAGACGGGAAAGAGGTGCGTCGTCGGCGATTGCCCCCGCGACGGGGGCGCGCGCTCCTTCTCGGGCGGGAGCCGAGTTACGTGGGTCAGGGTCGCGGAGCCGCTCGCGCCGGAGGAGGACTTCGCGCTCGGCCGCTACCGCGCCTTCAGGGTCGCCGCAGGCAGGACCCTCAAGTCGATAATCATCAGCTGCAACGCGAGGCTCGCTCCGCTCGGCGGCGAGGAGATCCGGCGCGTCCTCTCGGGCGACGACCTCGGGATTGACCTCATGGGCGAGCCGGGCCGCAGGGTCGCGGTCTTCGCCACCACGTCGGACACGAACGGGACCTTCTCGTTCCTCCTGGCGCTCCTCGTCTGGCAGGCGACGAACCTGCTCTGCGAGCGGGCCCTGAGGGTGCACGGCGGGTCGCTGCCGACCCCGGTCCACCTCGTCCTGGACGAGTTCGCGAACATCGGGAGGCTCCCGGACTTCGAGCGCACCATCGCCGTCGTCCGCTCGAGGAACATCGGGGTCTCGGTCATCCTCCAGTCGCTCTCGCAGCTCAAGGCCCGATACGGGGAGTCGGCGCAGACGATCGTGGACTGCTGCGACACGACGCTTTTCCTGGGCGGCAACTCCAACGAGACGAACAGGGGGATCTCGGAGAAGGTCGGCAAGCAGACCGTCTCGGTCATCGGCGCCAGCGAGAGCAGGGGCGCGACCAGCAGCTCCACGCAGAGCAGGCAGGCCGCGGAGCGCGACCTGATACAGCCCTCGGAGCTCGCGAGGCTCGACCGGAGGAAGGCGGTCGTCCTCATCGCCGGCGCGAACCCGGTCCTGGACAGGAAGTACGACCCTAGGAGGCACCCGGCATGGCGCGGGGAGGTGGTCGCGATGAAATGA
- a CDS encoding ISL3 family transposase: protein MKSLLLLALGLARTVVLGARIEAERIVVSVRPYKREQRRCPVCGRACDFYDMANRGAPRLWRAMDLARSACYLEYAPCRVRCPEHGVRTEAVPWARHGARFTRDFEDWVAWLAVRCTAPAVSELARVEWHSVGGVCRRVYAELEAARGASRFDGVRRIGIDETSYKKGHKYVMVVVDHDRGCLIWAHEGTGKDVLNLFLDELTREQRRAIEVVTADGARWIRQLVKRRCPNARWVMDPFHVVQWMNDALDAVRCEEWNAARAAARAARPRPEGKRGRPAKGELPPEEVRALEEEAASIKGSRYALVKNPEDLTDGQRARLEALKKRAGSRLVRAWELKEDLRAVFRAADGSEAAELLDDWMHRAAYCKIAKVVAVEKKVRRRRDDIIAAVELGISNGRVEAINNKIKVAVRMGYGFRNTDNLVALLMLRCGDCQPQLPGRPVKARKKGVKGAKSVAA from the coding sequence ATGAAGAGTCTACTACTTCTCGCCCTCGGTCTGGCCCGCACGGTCGTCCTGGGCGCGCGCATCGAGGCCGAGCGCATCGTCGTGAGCGTCCGGCCCTACAAGCGCGAGCAGCGCCGCTGCCCCGTATGCGGCAGGGCCTGCGACTTCTACGACATGGCGAACCGCGGGGCCCCCAGGCTGTGGAGGGCGATGGACCTGGCGCGCTCGGCCTGCTACCTGGAGTACGCGCCCTGCAGGGTGCGCTGCCCGGAGCACGGCGTGCGCACCGAGGCCGTCCCCTGGGCGCGGCACGGGGCGCGCTTCACGCGCGACTTCGAGGACTGGGTGGCGTGGCTGGCGGTCCGCTGCACCGCCCCGGCGGTCTCCGAGCTCGCCCGCGTCGAGTGGCACAGCGTGGGCGGCGTGTGCAGGCGCGTCTACGCCGAGCTGGAGGCCGCGCGCGGCGCCTCGAGGTTCGACGGCGTGCGCCGCATCGGCATCGACGAGACGTCGTACAAGAAGGGCCACAAGTACGTCATGGTGGTCGTCGACCACGACCGCGGCTGCCTCATCTGGGCGCACGAGGGCACCGGCAAGGACGTGCTCAACCTGTTCCTCGACGAGCTCACGCGCGAGCAGAGGCGCGCCATAGAGGTGGTGACCGCCGACGGCGCGAGGTGGATAAGGCAGCTGGTCAAGCGCCGCTGCCCCAACGCGAGGTGGGTCATGGACCCCTTCCACGTGGTCCAGTGGATGAACGACGCGCTCGACGCCGTGCGCTGCGAGGAGTGGAACGCCGCCAGGGCCGCCGCCAGGGCCGCCAGGCCCAGGCCCGAGGGCAAGCGCGGCAGGCCTGCCAAAGGCGAGCTGCCGCCCGAGGAGGTCAGGGCGCTCGAGGAGGAGGCGGCCTCCATCAAGGGCAGCCGCTACGCGCTCGTGAAGAACCCCGAGGACCTCACCGACGGCCAGAGGGCGAGGCTCGAGGCGCTCAAGAAGAGGGCCGGCTCGCGGCTGGTCAGGGCCTGGGAGCTCAAGGAGGACCTGCGGGCCGTCTTCCGGGCAGCCGACGGCTCCGAGGCCGCCGAGCTGCTCGACGACTGGATGCACAGGGCCGCCTACTGCAAGATCGCCAAGGTCGTCGCCGTGGAGAAGAAGGTGCGCCGCCGGCGCGACGACATCATCGCCGCAGTCGAGCTCGGCATCAGCAACGGGCGCGTAGAGGCCATCAACAACAAGATCAAGGTGGCGGTGAGGATGGGCTACGGCTTCCGCAACACCGACAACCTCGTGGCCCTGCTCATGCTCAGGTGCGGCGACTGCCAGCCCCAGCTCCCGGGTCGCCCGGTGAAGGCGAGGAAGAAGGGCGTGAAGGGAGCGAAGAGCGTTGCTGCCTAG
- a CDS encoding ATP-binding protein: MGSIGRIGADAECDGRQPCRQTLVTPEEAIARGLVREVPPPARCAYCGRPLRPLGVPVFGSVAWVSHEPCECEGAERERREEERRALDEMAAERERRLERSGIPLRFRKATPTEARCAAYADALPGSGPNGLFIHGPVGTGKTHNAAAVAIAATDRGLRTVFTSAIAIFSSIRETFDGGGSSKRALERYSSCEMLVLDDLGKESSSRWSLMTLFAIVNARYEGMRPTVVTSQYTLSQLRSRLASTGEAETATAIASRIAATCADVELTGPDLRRGAFGPRGTQPKQRTYSVASRSILENFK, encoded by the coding sequence GTGGGCTCGATTGGCAGGATCGGCGCGGACGCGGAATGCGACGGGCGGCAGCCATGTCGCCAGACGCTCGTGACGCCCGAGGAGGCGATTGCGCGGGGGCTGGTCCGCGAGGTCCCGCCTCCCGCGAGGTGCGCGTACTGCGGGAGGCCGCTCAGGCCGCTCGGAGTCCCCGTCTTCGGGAGCGTCGCCTGGGTGTCGCACGAGCCATGCGAATGCGAAGGGGCCGAGCGCGAGAGGAGGGAGGAGGAGAGGAGGGCCCTGGACGAGATGGCCGCGGAGAGGGAGCGCAGGCTCGAGAGGTCGGGGATCCCGCTCAGGTTCCGAAAGGCGACCCCAACAGAGGCCCGGTGCGCCGCCTATGCGGATGCCCTTCCCGGGTCGGGGCCCAACGGGCTCTTCATCCACGGACCGGTCGGCACGGGGAAGACCCACAACGCGGCGGCGGTCGCCATAGCGGCCACGGACCGGGGGCTAAGGACCGTCTTCACCTCGGCAATCGCCATATTCTCGAGCATCAGGGAGACCTTCGACGGGGGAGGCTCGAGCAAGAGGGCCCTCGAGAGGTACTCGTCGTGCGAGATGCTGGTCCTGGACGACCTGGGCAAGGAGTCCAGCTCGAGGTGGTCCCTCATGACGCTGTTCGCCATCGTCAACGCCAGGTACGAGGGCATGAGGCCGACGGTCGTCACGTCGCAGTACACGCTGTCGCAGCTGAGGTCGAGGCTCGCGTCGACCGGCGAGGCGGAGACGGCCACCGCCATAGCCTCGCGAATCGCCGCGACGTGCGCCGACGTGGAGCTCACGGGACCTGACCTGAGGAGAGGCGCCTTTGGACCCCGAGGGACGCAACCTAAACAGAGGACATATTCTGTCGCAAGTCGATCAATACTCGAAAACTTCAAGTAG
- a CDS encoding helix-turn-helix domain-containing protein, which yields MMQSHSAGEFATVYRFMTEGLGLRGSDLLVYARVFSFCQEEGGTYFESAESCAAFLNMSERQVRRSLGNLVSRDLIAETADAETCPRGRAFVLRREAVSAAITRVEGGETTDKLSAGKSGSGHIVRGSGHPGHGRGQIVRPYIDRREE from the coding sequence GTGATGCAAAGTCACTCGGCCGGCGAGTTCGCCACGGTGTACCGCTTCATGACAGAGGGGCTGGGGCTCCGGGGATCAGACCTCCTCGTCTACGCGAGGGTCTTCAGCTTCTGCCAGGAGGAGGGCGGAACCTACTTCGAGTCGGCCGAGAGCTGCGCCGCGTTCCTGAACATGTCGGAGAGACAGGTCAGAAGGTCCCTCGGGAACCTCGTCTCGAGGGACCTCATAGCAGAGACCGCCGATGCCGAGACGTGCCCGAGGGGCAGGGCCTTCGTCCTTCGCAGGGAGGCCGTCAGCGCGGCGATAACGCGCGTGGAGGGCGGCGAGACCACGGACAAATTGTCCGCGGGCAAGTCGGGAAGCGGACATATTGTCCGCGGCTCCGGACATCCTGGCCACGGCCGCGGACAGATTGTCCGCCCCTATATAGATAGAAGAGAAGAGTAG
- a CDS encoding helix-turn-helix domain-containing protein produces MRQTTKAERINGSRSTILIKEYYSVEEVSRLLHISERTVRELAHREEDPLPFRLLFGQQRNSFIHREDLMDWLESNSQLVRDAAKKQMGQA; encoded by the coding sequence ATGAGACAGACCACAAAAGCAGAGAGAATCAACGGCAGCCGCAGCACCATCCTCATCAAGGAGTACTACTCCGTCGAGGAGGTCTCCCGCCTCCTGCACATCAGCGAGAGGACGGTGAGGGAGCTCGCGCACCGCGAGGAGGACCCGCTCCCGTTCCGGCTCCTCTTCGGGCAGCAGAGGAACTCCTTCATACACCGCGAGGACCTCATGGACTGGCTCGAGTCGAACTCGCAGCTCGTCCGTGACGCCGCGAAGAAGCAGATGGGCCAGGCGTGA
- a CDS encoding helix-turn-helix domain-containing protein encodes MSRREIGSSLDMISADEAARILRVSPRTVRRLCMDRKIPAVKVGSQWRIDRTELMRTLARDSRMSCWLGMDGK; translated from the coding sequence ATGAGTCGTCGGGAAATCGGAAGCAGCTTGGACATGATATCGGCGGACGAGGCCGCGAGGATCCTCAGGGTCTCCCCGAGGACGGTAAGGCGGCTCTGCATGGACCGGAAGATCCCCGCCGTCAAGGTGGGCAGCCAGTGGCGCATCGACAGGACGGAGCTCATGAGGACGCTAGCCAGGGACAGCAGGATGTCCTGCTGGCTCGGAATGGATGGCAAATAG
- a CDS encoding helix-turn-helix domain-containing protein: MQEEQTPDLSRMNRPLSTQEVSRYLGLCERQVLRMVHNGQIPAKKFGHNWYYSPRKIAQLVGMLDQ, encoded by the coding sequence ATGCAGGAAGAGCAGACACCAGACCTCTCCCGGATGAACCGGCCGCTCAGCACGCAGGAGGTCTCGCGGTACCTCGGGCTCTGCGAGCGCCAGGTCCTGCGCATGGTCCATAACGGGCAGATCCCAGCAAAGAAGTTCGGCCACAACTGGTACTACTCGCCAAGGAAGATCGCCCAGCTGGTCGGGATGCTGGACCAATGA
- a CDS encoding acyl-CoA thioesterase: MTESDLNQLVSQTAAPQDTRPLRSQERSRTRATHTVVHGDMNGENRLFGGRLMEWIDEAAGIAARRHCGGSVTTACVDSLVFKNPAYLNEIVVIDAYVTYVGRTSLEVRVDSYVEDVATGERKQINVAYLTEVCVGEDERPRRIPFGLKLETEEQRNEWHMAQIRKMIRRERQEQGI, translated from the coding sequence ATGACGGAAAGCGACCTGAACCAGCTCGTAAGCCAGACCGCGGCGCCGCAGGACACACGCCCTCTTCGCTCGCAGGAGCGGTCGCGCACGCGTGCGACGCACACGGTGGTACACGGCGACATGAACGGCGAGAACCGCCTGTTTGGCGGTCGCCTCATGGAGTGGATAGACGAGGCTGCCGGCATCGCCGCGCGCCGACACTGCGGAGGCTCCGTCACAACGGCGTGCGTAGACAGCCTGGTGTTCAAGAACCCGGCCTACCTCAACGAGATCGTGGTTATCGACGCGTACGTCACGTACGTCGGCAGGACGTCGCTCGAGGTGCGTGTGGACTCCTACGTGGAGGACGTCGCGACGGGGGAGCGCAAGCAGATCAACGTCGCCTACCTCACGGAGGTCTGCGTAGGGGAGGATGAGCGACCCCGGCGAATTCCGTTTGGCCTGAAGCTCGAAACGGAAGAACAGCGCAACGAGTGGCACATGGCGCAGATTCGCAAGATGATACGCCGCGAGCGCCAGGAGCAGGGCATCTAG
- a CDS encoding MGMT family protein — MDEGFFERAYNVVRQIPCGRVATYGQIAAMMGEPRKARYVGFAMHASPGVAGGVPCHRVVFADGSLAPGFAFGGPGAQRAMLEDEGVAFTPSGRVDMRRCRWEAL; from the coding sequence ATGGACGAGGGCTTTTTCGAACGCGCATACAACGTGGTGCGACAGATACCGTGCGGCCGCGTGGCGACGTACGGGCAGATAGCCGCGATGATGGGAGAGCCGCGCAAGGCGCGTTACGTGGGCTTTGCCATGCACGCGAGTCCCGGCGTCGCCGGCGGCGTGCCGTGCCACCGCGTGGTGTTTGCGGACGGATCCCTCGCGCCCGGCTTCGCGTTTGGCGGGCCCGGCGCCCAGCGCGCCATGCTTGAGGACGAGGGCGTTGCGTTTACACCCAGCGGCAGGGTCGACATGCGCCGCTGCCGCTGGGAGGCGCTGTAG
- a CDS encoding DUF1667 domain-containing protein: protein MSQETRGAACDVTLTCIRCPKGCQVTVTLEGGQVTSVAGNGCPRGDAYVRKEVTDPTRVVTTVVPVSGSDVARMVSVKTAGDVPKAKVLDVVRALSDVSMAAPVHIGDVVLADVCGTGVDVIATKDV from the coding sequence ATGTCGCAGGAAACGAGAGGCGCCGCATGCGACGTCACGCTCACGTGCATACGCTGCCCCAAGGGCTGCCAGGTGACGGTGACGCTGGAAGGCGGCCAGGTCACGTCCGTCGCGGGCAACGGCTGTCCGCGCGGAGACGCGTACGTCCGCAAGGAGGTGACGGACCCCACGCGCGTGGTGACGACGGTGGTGCCCGTGAGTGGGTCTGACGTTGCGCGCATGGTATCGGTCAAGACCGCGGGCGACGTGCCGAAGGCGAAGGTGCTGGACGTTGTGCGCGCGCTTTCGGACGTGAGCATGGCGGCGCCGGTGCACATTGGCGACGTGGTGCTTGCGGACGTCTGCGGCACGGGCGTGGACGTGATCGCCACGAAGGACGTGTAG
- a CDS encoding NAD(P)/FAD-dependent oxidoreductase, whose product MTSTTASAMTSTTAGAMTGAKDSVGEKNAAAADAVPELARDIVVVGGGSAGLAAAIAAHDAGVESVLVLEREPQLGGILNQCIHNGFGLHTFKEELTGPEYAARYVARARERNIERMLRTTVLDVSPERVVTAVSAERGIFRVRARAVVLAMGCRERPRGALDICGTRPAGVYTAGTAQRLVNIDGLLPGREVVILGSGDIGLIMARRLTLEGAHVACVAELMPYSGGLKRNIVQCLDDFGIPLKLSHTVVNVEGERRVEAVTIAKVDEHLRPIPGTEVRYPCDTLLLSVGLLPENELSRQAGVRINPVTRGAYVNDQLMTSVPGVFACGNVLHVHDLVDYVSEESAHAGACAARYVQEGAGEKDDPAAATELPIEATGGVRYTVPSFVSPGRMADAMKLRFRVGAVYQDRYVSVYVGDRRVSHRRKPVMAPGEMQEVTLRRADLADARPGDAVRVLLEDE is encoded by the coding sequence ATGACTAGCACAACAGCGAGTGCCATGACTAGCACAACTGCGGGTGCCATGACCGGCGCAAAGGACAGCGTGGGCGAGAAGAACGCCGCCGCGGCCGATGCCGTGCCAGAGCTGGCGCGCGACATCGTGGTCGTGGGCGGGGGCTCCGCAGGCCTTGCCGCCGCCATTGCCGCGCACGACGCCGGCGTCGAGTCCGTGCTGGTGCTTGAGCGCGAGCCGCAGCTGGGCGGCATCCTCAACCAGTGCATCCACAACGGCTTTGGCCTCCACACGTTCAAGGAGGAGCTCACGGGCCCGGAGTACGCGGCCCGCTATGTGGCACGGGCGCGCGAGCGCAACATCGAGCGCATGCTGAGGACCACGGTGCTGGACGTGTCCCCGGAGCGCGTGGTGACGGCCGTCAGCGCGGAGCGCGGCATCTTCCGCGTGCGCGCGAGGGCCGTGGTGCTTGCGATGGGCTGCCGCGAGCGGCCGCGCGGCGCGCTGGACATCTGCGGCACGCGCCCGGCCGGCGTGTACACGGCCGGCACGGCGCAGCGTCTGGTAAACATCGACGGCCTGCTGCCGGGGCGTGAGGTCGTGATCCTGGGCTCCGGTGACATAGGGCTCATCATGGCGCGCAGGCTCACGCTCGAGGGAGCGCACGTGGCATGCGTGGCGGAGCTCATGCCGTACTCCGGCGGCCTCAAGCGCAACATCGTGCAGTGCCTGGACGACTTTGGCATACCGCTCAAGCTCTCGCACACCGTGGTGAACGTGGAGGGCGAGCGCCGCGTAGAGGCCGTCACCATCGCCAAGGTGGACGAGCACCTGCGCCCCATACCCGGCACGGAGGTGCGCTACCCGTGCGACACGCTGCTGCTCTCCGTGGGGCTGCTGCCGGAAAACGAGCTCAGCCGACAGGCCGGCGTGCGCATAAACCCCGTCACGCGCGGCGCGTACGTGAACGACCAGCTCATGACCAGCGTTCCGGGCGTGTTTGCCTGCGGCAACGTTCTGCACGTGCACGACCTGGTGGATTACGTGAGCGAGGAGTCCGCGCACGCCGGTGCGTGCGCCGCGCGCTACGTGCAAGAGGGCGCGGGCGAGAAGGACGACCCCGCCGCCGCGACCGAGCTTCCCATAGAGGCCACGGGCGGGGTGCGCTACACCGTGCCCTCGTTTGTCTCGCCCGGGCGCATGGCGGATGCGATGAAGCTGCGTTTTCGCGTGGGCGCGGTCTACCAGGACCGCTACGTGTCCGTCTACGTGGGAGATCGTCGCGTGTCGCACCGTCGCAAGCCCGTGATGGCACCGGGCGAGATGCAGGAGGTTACGCTGAGGCGGGCCGACCTTGCGGACGCTCGCCCCGGGGATGCCGTCCGCGTTCTGCTGGAGGATGAGTAG
- a CDS encoding NAD(P)/FAD-dependent oxidoreductase has protein sequence MDGTTIYDALVIGAGVSGCSIARELSRLDGRFLVLEAEDDVCAGTSKANSAIVHAGFDAKTGTLMAKLNVEGNALFPQLARELGFAFDRIGSLVVCTRQEDMPALEALLERGRANGVPELRIVGREELVRMEPNIADGAVAALWAPTAGICDPFALTAALAESAATNGVRFRFNARVTAVGPATLDGGAPGWKVTAGNATFFSRVVINAAGVYADQIHNMVSADTLTITPRRGEYELLDTTAGSHVRHTVFMLPTKMGKGVLVTPTVHGNLLVGPTADDIEDKRGTQTTPEGLKTVRRKSALTVKDIPFRETITSFSGLRAHQPGHEFIIGPVAGAPGFLDCAGIESPGLTACPAIGRMVAAQANEILGLPRNQSFEPRRRPIPDLKRISQAEWERLIERDPAYGTIVCRCCRVSEAQIRDACRRVPGARSLDGVKHRTGACMGRCQAGFCTPRIMEILAEEVDGLAMEDVTKCGPGSRMVVGHDKQAEGGKRHD, from the coding sequence ATGGACGGTACCACAATATATGACGCGCTCGTGATAGGCGCCGGCGTGAGCGGGTGCTCCATAGCCCGCGAGCTCAGCCGCCTGGACGGGCGCTTTCTTGTGCTCGAGGCGGAGGACGACGTGTGCGCCGGCACGTCGAAGGCAAACTCCGCCATCGTGCACGCCGGCTTCGACGCGAAGACCGGCACGCTCATGGCGAAGCTCAACGTGGAGGGCAACGCCCTGTTTCCGCAGCTCGCACGCGAGCTGGGCTTTGCGTTCGACCGCATAGGCTCGCTCGTGGTGTGCACGCGTCAGGAGGACATGCCAGCGCTCGAGGCGCTGCTCGAGCGCGGCCGCGCAAACGGCGTGCCGGAGCTTCGCATCGTGGGGCGCGAGGAGCTCGTGCGGATGGAGCCAAACATCGCGGACGGGGCCGTCGCGGCGCTGTGGGCGCCCACGGCCGGCATCTGCGACCCGTTTGCGCTCACGGCCGCGCTGGCGGAAAGCGCGGCCACAAACGGCGTGCGCTTCCGCTTCAACGCGCGGGTCACGGCGGTTGGGCCCGCGACGCTTGACGGCGGCGCGCCCGGCTGGAAGGTGACGGCCGGAAACGCCACGTTCTTCTCGCGCGTTGTCATAAACGCGGCCGGCGTGTACGCGGACCAGATTCACAACATGGTGAGCGCGGACACGCTCACGATCACCCCGCGCCGCGGCGAGTACGAGCTCTTGGACACCACGGCCGGCTCCCACGTGCGCCACACCGTGTTCATGTTGCCCACCAAGATGGGCAAGGGCGTGCTCGTGACGCCAACGGTCCACGGAAACCTGCTGGTGGGGCCCACCGCAGACGACATCGAGGACAAGCGCGGCACCCAGACCACGCCGGAGGGGCTCAAGACCGTGCGCCGCAAGAGCGCGCTCACGGTGAAGGACATCCCGTTCCGCGAGACCATCACGTCGTTCTCCGGCCTGCGCGCGCACCAGCCGGGGCACGAGTTCATCATTGGCCCCGTTGCCGGTGCGCCGGGATTTCTGGATTGCGCCGGCATCGAGAGCCCCGGACTCACCGCGTGCCCCGCCATCGGTCGCATGGTGGCCGCGCAGGCAAACGAGATCCTGGGCCTGCCGCGCAACCAGTCGTTCGAGCCGCGCCGTCGCCCCATCCCCGATCTGAAGCGCATAAGCCAGGCAGAGTGGGAGCGCCTGATAGAGCGCGACCCGGCATACGGCACCATCGTGTGCCGCTGCTGCCGCGTGAGCGAGGCGCAGATCCGCGACGCCTGCCGCCGCGTGCCGGGAGCGCGCTCGCTCGACGGCGTGAAGCACCGCACCGGCGCGTGCATGGGCCGCTGCCAGGCGGGGTTCTGCACGCCGCGCATCATGGAGATCCTGGCCGAGGAGGTCGACGGCCTCGCCATGGAGGACGTCACGAAGTGCGGGCCGGGCTCGCGCATGGTCGTGGGCCACGACAAGCAGGCGGAGGGAGGCAAGCGCCATGACTAG